One segment of Bacteroidales bacterium DNA contains the following:
- a CDS encoding MgtC/SapB family protein yields the protein MELMYELRILLHVVIASLLGGVIGYEREKTNKPAGIKTNMIV from the coding sequence TGTATGAACTAAGAATCCTGCTTCATGTAGTTATTGCCTCCCTTTTGGGAGGAGTAATCGGTTACGAAAGGGAAAAAACAAATAAACCGGCAGGGATCAAAACCAATATGATCGTTG